From a region of the Mycolicibacterium sp. MU0050 genome:
- the murA gene encoding UDP-N-acetylglucosamine 1-carboxyvinyltransferase: MSERFVVTGGSRLSGEVAVGGAKNSVLKLMAASLLAEGTTTITNCPDILDVPLMAEVLRGLGATVELEGDVVRITSPDELKYDADFAAVRQFRASVCVLGPLVGRCKRAKVALPGGDAIGSRPLDMHQAGLRQLGADCNIEHGCVVAEADSLHGAEIQLEFPSVGATENILMAAVLAKGVTTIHNVAREPDVADLCDMLNQMGAKVAGAGSSTLTITGVDKLYPTEHRVIGDRIVAATWGIGAAMTRGDITVTGVDPAHLQLVLHKLHDVGATVTQSDDGFRVVQYDRPKAVNIATLPFPGFPTDLQPMAIALASIADGTSMITENVFEARFRFVEEMIRLGADARTDGHHAVVRGIPQLSSAPVWSSDIRAGAGLVLAGLVADGETEVHDVFHIDRGYPLFVENLLSLGAEIERVSS; this comes from the coding sequence GTGAGTGAGCGATTCGTGGTGACCGGAGGCAGCCGGTTGTCTGGCGAAGTTGCTGTCGGGGGCGCGAAGAACAGCGTGCTCAAGTTGATGGCGGCGAGCCTGCTGGCCGAGGGCACCACGACGATCACCAACTGCCCCGACATCCTCGACGTGCCGCTGATGGCCGAGGTGCTGCGCGGCCTCGGGGCCACCGTCGAACTTGAGGGCGACGTCGTGCGGATCACCTCGCCCGACGAGCTCAAGTACGACGCCGACTTCGCCGCTGTTCGGCAGTTTCGGGCCTCGGTGTGTGTGCTGGGGCCGCTGGTCGGTCGCTGCAAGCGCGCGAAGGTGGCGCTGCCCGGCGGCGACGCGATCGGGTCCCGGCCGCTCGACATGCATCAAGCCGGCCTGCGGCAGCTCGGTGCGGACTGCAACATCGAGCACGGGTGTGTGGTCGCCGAGGCGGATTCGCTGCACGGCGCCGAGATCCAACTCGAGTTCCCCTCAGTCGGGGCCACCGAGAACATCCTGATGGCCGCGGTCCTGGCCAAGGGCGTCACCACGATCCACAACGTCGCGCGCGAGCCCGACGTCGCGGATCTGTGCGACATGCTCAACCAGATGGGCGCCAAGGTCGCCGGCGCCGGCTCGTCGACATTGACGATCACCGGCGTCGACAAGCTGTATCCGACCGAACATCGGGTGATCGGGGACCGGATCGTCGCCGCGACCTGGGGAATCGGCGCGGCAATGACCCGCGGGGACATCACGGTGACCGGAGTCGACCCCGCCCACCTGCAGTTGGTGCTGCACAAGCTGCACGACGTCGGCGCCACCGTGACCCAGAGCGACGACGGGTTCCGGGTGGTCCAGTACGACCGGCCCAAGGCCGTGAACATCGCGACCCTGCCGTTCCCGGGCTTCCCGACGGACCTGCAACCGATGGCCATCGCCTTGGCTTCGATCGCCGACGGCACCTCGATGATCACCGAGAACGTGTTCGAGGCGAGGTTCCGGTTTGTCGAGGAGATGATCCGGCTGGGAGCCGATGCCCGTACCGATGGTCATCATGCGGTGGTGCGCGGAATCCCGCAGTTGTCGAGTGCGCCGGTGTGGTCCTCGGACATCCGCGCCGGCGCCGGGCTGGTTCTGGCCGGCCTGGTCGCCGACGGAGAAACCGAGGTCCACGACGTTTTTCACATCGATCGGGGCTATCCGCTGTTCGTGGAGAACCTCCTGAGTTTGGGTGCGGAGATCGAGAGGGTAAGCTCTTAG
- a CDS encoding DUF2550 domain-containing protein codes for MSTPMILMAVLVAVLLLSVLALTYRLWKLRQGGTAAILRDTPAVAGHGWRHGVIRYRGGEAVFYRLSSVRWWPDRRLSRRDIDIISRRAPRGDEFDIMTDQIVVLELRDTAAERPERRSGFEIALDRGALTAFLSWLESRPNPRARRRTT; via the coding sequence ATGAGCACGCCCATGATCCTGATGGCCGTGCTGGTGGCTGTGCTCTTGCTGTCGGTGCTCGCCCTGACGTATCGGCTCTGGAAGCTGCGTCAGGGCGGGACCGCCGCCATATTGCGGGATACCCCGGCCGTCGCCGGCCACGGTTGGCGGCACGGCGTGATCCGTTACCGCGGTGGCGAAGCCGTCTTCTACCGGCTCTCCAGCGTGCGCTGGTGGCCCGATCGCCGACTGAGTCGCCGCGACATCGACATCATCTCCAGGCGGGCACCGCGCGGAGACGAGTTCGACATCATGACCGACCAGATCGTGGTGCTGGAGTTGCGCGACACCGCGGCCGAACGGCCCGAGCGGCGCAGCGGATTCGAGATCGCCCTGGATCGCGGCGCGCTGACGGCATTCCTGTCCTGGCTGGAGTCGCGGCCCAATCCGCGGGCCCGGCGGCGCACCACCTGA
- a CDS encoding DNA-3-methyladenine glycosylase 2 family protein, which yields MHDDFDRCYRAVQSKDARFDGWFVIAVLSTGIYCRPSCPARTPLARNVRFYPTAAAAQRAGFRSCKRCRPDASPGSPEWNIRGDVVARAMRLIADGTVDRTGVTGLADRLGYTTRQVERLLQAEVGAGPLALARAQRAQTARMLIETTALPFGDVAFAAGFSSIRQFNDTVREVFDLTPSGLRQRTANRTEMPTGAAGTLTLRLAVRQPFAFEGLFGHLAATAVPGCEEVRDGTFRRSLRLPSGAGIVSLTPSPDHVRCSLQLEDFRDLPVAIARCRRLLDLDADPEAVDAVLRADEALRPLVLKAPGQRIPRAVDEHEMAIRAVLGQQISTQRARNLAGRLAADYGRPVADVSGGLTHVFPAVSELLDIDPQRLAMPGARKQAVQGLVTAIDAGQVVLDAGADWDAARTQLLAVAGVGPWTAEIIAMRGLGDPDAFPATDLGTRAAARRLGLPDDPRGLSAHSSRWRPWRSYVTQYLWTALDHPVNQWPPKEAA from the coding sequence GTGCACGACGACTTCGACCGCTGTTACCGCGCCGTCCAATCCAAGGACGCGCGGTTCGACGGCTGGTTCGTCATCGCCGTGCTCAGCACCGGCATCTATTGCCGGCCCAGCTGCCCGGCCCGCACCCCGCTGGCCCGCAACGTGCGGTTCTATCCGACCGCCGCGGCTGCTCAGCGGGCCGGATTCCGATCCTGTAAGCGGTGCCGTCCCGATGCGTCTCCCGGCTCCCCCGAATGGAACATCCGCGGTGACGTGGTCGCACGGGCCATGCGCCTGATCGCCGATGGCACCGTCGACCGGACCGGCGTGACCGGGCTGGCCGACCGTCTGGGCTACACCACCCGCCAGGTGGAGCGGCTCCTCCAGGCCGAGGTCGGCGCCGGCCCGCTGGCGCTGGCCCGCGCCCAGCGCGCCCAGACCGCGCGCATGTTGATCGAGACCACCGCCCTGCCATTCGGGGATGTCGCATTCGCCGCGGGATTCTCCAGCATCCGCCAGTTCAACGACACCGTGCGCGAGGTCTTCGACCTCACGCCCAGCGGACTGCGCCAACGGACGGCAAACCGCACGGAGATGCCCACCGGCGCGGCGGGCACGCTGACGTTGCGGTTGGCGGTGCGGCAACCGTTTGCCTTCGAGGGGCTCTTCGGCCACCTCGCGGCGACCGCCGTGCCGGGCTGTGAAGAAGTCCGGGACGGAACGTTTCGCCGCTCGCTGCGGTTGCCGTCCGGGGCGGGCATCGTCAGCCTGACCCCGAGCCCCGATCACGTGCGGTGCTCGCTGCAACTCGAGGACTTCCGGGATCTGCCCGTCGCGATCGCCCGCTGCCGACGTCTGCTGGACCTCGACGCCGATCCGGAGGCCGTCGACGCGGTGCTGCGGGCCGACGAAGCACTTCGGCCCCTGGTGCTCAAGGCCCCGGGCCAGCGGATCCCCCGCGCCGTCGACGAACACGAGATGGCCATCCGCGCCGTGCTGGGCCAGCAGATCTCGACCCAACGTGCCCGCAACCTCGCGGGCCGGCTGGCCGCGGACTACGGACGTCCGGTTGCAGATGTTTCCGGCGGCCTCACGCATGTATTTCCGGCCGTATCGGAGCTCCTCGACATCGACCCGCAGCGACTCGCGATGCCCGGGGCACGCAAGCAAGCCGTGCAGGGACTGGTGACCGCGATCGATGCCGGCCAGGTGGTGCTCGACGCGGGCGCCGACTGGGACGCCGCCCGAACCCAACTGTTGGCGGTGGCCGGGGTGGGCCCCTGGACAGCTGAGATCATCGCGATGCGCGGCTTGGGGGACCCGGATGCCTTCCCGGCGACCGACCTCGGGACACGTGCCGCCGCTCGACGACTTGGACTCCCTGATGATCCCCGCGGACTGTCCGCGCACAGCAGCCGGTGGCGACCCTGGCGGTCCTACGTCACCCAATACCTGTGGACCGCCCTCGACCACCCCGTCAACCAGTGGCCGCCGAAGGAGGCAGCATGA
- a CDS encoding ExeA family protein — protein sequence MPFGRDLAPSMLHRHPGHSEAIARIGWCVDQCAIGVITGEVGAGKTVAIRAAATSLDPARHVIIYLANPTIGVRGMLTHIVATLGHTPAFHTARLAPQAADALAAEHAERGRNPVLVVDEAHLLDNHQLEAIRLLTNHDMDSGSPFAVVLVGQPTLRHRLRLGVLAALDQRIAVRYTLPGMTAADTADYIGHHTKIAGRSDALFADDAMTLIHNASRGHPRAVNNLALHALTAAFAAGHSIVGEKAARIAISETATD from the coding sequence ATGCCGTTCGGGCGGGATCTGGCGCCGTCGATGCTGCACCGCCACCCCGGCCACAGCGAAGCGATCGCCCGCATCGGCTGGTGTGTGGACCAATGCGCCATCGGCGTCATCACCGGCGAAGTCGGCGCTGGCAAAACCGTCGCGATCCGCGCGGCAGCCACCTCCTTGGATCCGGCGCGGCACGTAATCATCTACCTCGCCAACCCCACCATCGGGGTGCGCGGCATGCTCACCCACATCGTGGCCACCCTCGGGCACACCCCGGCGTTTCACACCGCCCGGCTGGCTCCCCAAGCCGCAGACGCCTTGGCCGCCGAGCACGCTGAACGTGGCCGCAACCCCGTGTTAGTCGTCGATGAAGCCCACCTGCTCGACAACCATCAACTCGAAGCGATCCGGCTGCTGACCAACCACGACATGGACAGTGGTTCACCGTTCGCCGTGGTCCTGGTCGGGCAACCCACCCTGCGGCACCGACTGCGTCTGGGTGTTCTGGCCGCGTTGGATCAGCGCATCGCCGTGCGCTACACCCTGCCCGGCATGACAGCGGCCGACACCGCCGACTACATCGGGCATCACACCAAGATCGCCGGCCGCTCCGATGCGCTGTTCGCCGACGACGCGATGACCCTGATCCACAACGCCTCCCGTGGACATCCGCGTGCGGTCAACAATCTCGCCCTGCACGCGCTCACGGCCGCGTTCGCCGCCGGGCACTCCATCGTCGGGGAGAAAGCCGCCCGCATCGCCATCAGCGAAACAGCAACCGACTGA
- a CDS encoding SDR family oxidoreductase: protein MDLGLADARVVVTGGASNIGRGIVHEFAAEGARIVISDVDGPQAEKVRAEALDKGAAAVELAIADLTEPDAAESTVGTAVSRWGGLDVLVNNAGWSVPGFIATDTDRDKWQRTIEINLFTAIAATQAAIGPMKDGGGGSIVFIASDAAFGQIRQGVYGAAKAAMVALARTTAREHGRHGIRSNVVCPGLVIPDGPDAVGEASLWSVGQDNIFNQDQIDYMLKDTPTRQLSTAEDVARAVLWFSSARAARQVTGQMISVSGGYTMP from the coding sequence GTGGATTTGGGACTGGCCGACGCCCGGGTCGTCGTGACCGGCGGTGCATCGAACATCGGCCGCGGCATCGTGCACGAGTTCGCCGCCGAGGGCGCACGCATCGTGATCAGCGACGTCGACGGGCCGCAGGCCGAAAAGGTGCGCGCCGAAGCCCTGGACAAGGGCGCGGCCGCGGTCGAGCTCGCCATTGCGGATCTCACCGAACCGGATGCCGCCGAGTCCACCGTCGGGACGGCGGTGAGCCGCTGGGGCGGCCTCGATGTGTTGGTCAACAACGCGGGCTGGAGCGTCCCCGGTTTCATCGCCACCGACACCGACCGCGACAAATGGCAGCGCACCATCGAGATCAACCTCTTCACCGCCATCGCCGCAACACAGGCGGCCATCGGCCCGATGAAGGACGGCGGCGGCGGGTCCATCGTGTTCATCGCCAGTGACGCAGCCTTCGGTCAGATCCGTCAGGGGGTCTACGGCGCCGCCAAGGCCGCCATGGTGGCGCTGGCCCGAACCACCGCGCGCGAACACGGCCGGCACGGCATCCGGTCCAACGTCGTCTGCCCCGGTCTGGTGATCCCGGACGGCCCCGACGCCGTCGGAGAAGCCAGCCTGTGGTCGGTCGGTCAGGACAACATCTTCAACCAGGACCAGATCGACTACATGCTGAAGGACACCCCCACTCGGCAGCTGAGCACGGCCGAGGACGTCGCCCGGGCAGTGCTCTGGTTCTCTTCGGCCCGGGCCGCCCGGCAGGTCACGGGCCAGATGATCTCGGTGAGCGGCGGTTACACGATGCCGTGA
- a CDS encoding DDE-type integrase/transposase/recombinase, giving the protein MSLEEHKRRERAQAIGLFRYQLICPALDEGLSTRQRGRLVREIAERRHIDPFGTQVQIARATLDRWIRRYRAGGFEALVPEPRRLATRTDVGVLELAASLKRENPSRTTAQVARILRTATGWAPSESTLLRHFHRCELMGPAAGGAREVFGRFEAADPNELWVGDALHGPRVGDRKTYLFAFLDDHSRLVVGHRFGFAEDTVRLAAALKPALAARGVPASIYVDNGSAFVDAWLLRACAKLGIRLVHSAPGRPQGRGKIERFFRTVRGQFLVEVTDTTTEDLAAAGVDHTGALLELNRLFMAWVETEYHRRTHTETGQSPLERWDTGWDRLGHTPELPTAADLTEAFLWSEFRVVTKTATVSLHSNTYQVDPALAGRRVELVFSPFDLQTVEVRHRDQSFGAATPHTISRHAHPKARPETVETPPATTGIDYLALTAAAHHEQLREDERIGYHALYGTDSDDDQVAAQLSITDLAPTEDEFEDGVSA; this is encoded by the coding sequence GTGTCATTGGAGGAGCACAAGCGTCGGGAGCGGGCCCAGGCGATCGGACTGTTCCGGTATCAGCTGATCTGCCCGGCGCTGGACGAGGGGTTATCGACCCGCCAACGGGGTCGGCTGGTCCGCGAGATCGCCGAACGTCGCCATATCGACCCGTTCGGCACCCAGGTCCAGATCGCGCGAGCCACCCTGGACCGTTGGATCCGTCGCTACCGGGCCGGCGGGTTCGAAGCGTTGGTGCCCGAGCCGCGCCGGCTGGCCACCCGCACCGATGTCGGGGTGCTGGAGCTGGCCGCCTCGTTGAAGCGGGAGAATCCGTCACGCACCACCGCCCAGGTGGCCCGCATCCTGCGCACCGCGACCGGATGGGCACCCTCGGAATCGACCCTGCTGCGCCATTTCCATCGCTGCGAGCTGATGGGCCCGGCCGCCGGTGGCGCCAGGGAGGTGTTCGGCCGGTTCGAAGCCGCCGACCCCAACGAACTGTGGGTCGGCGACGCTCTGCACGGTCCGCGGGTCGGTGACCGCAAGACCTACCTGTTCGCCTTCCTCGACGACCATTCTCGGTTGGTGGTCGGTCACCGGTTCGGGTTCGCCGAGGACACCGTGCGTCTGGCGGCCGCGCTCAAACCCGCGCTGGCCGCCCGCGGCGTGCCAGCCTCGATTTATGTCGACAATGGTTCGGCGTTCGTCGATGCCTGGCTGCTGCGGGCGTGCGCGAAACTCGGTATCCGACTGGTACATTCGGCGCCCGGGCGCCCGCAGGGACGGGGCAAGATCGAACGGTTCTTCCGCACCGTGCGTGGGCAGTTCCTCGTTGAGGTCACCGACACCACCACCGAGGACCTCGCCGCCGCCGGGGTCGACCACACCGGTGCGCTGTTGGAGCTCAACCGGCTGTTCATGGCCTGGGTCGAGACCGAATACCACCGCCGCACCCATACCGAGACCGGGCAATCCCCACTGGAGCGCTGGGACACCGGCTGGGACCGCCTTGGTCACACTCCGGAGTTGCCGACGGCGGCGGATCTGACCGAGGCGTTCTTGTGGTCGGAATTTCGGGTGGTGACCAAGACCGCCACCGTCTCCCTGCATTCCAACACCTACCAGGTCGACCCCGCCCTGGCCGGGCGCCGCGTGGAGCTGGTGTTCTCCCCGTTCGACCTGCAGACCGTCGAGGTCCGCCACCGCGACCAGAGTTTCGGTGCCGCGACACCGCACACCATCAGCCGCCATGCCCACCCGAAAGCCCGACCCGAGACCGTCGAGACCCCGCCGGCAACGACAGGGATCGATTACCTGGCGTTGACCGCTGCCGCCCATCACGAGCAGCTGCGTGAGGATGAACGTATCGGCTATCACGCCCTCTACGGAACCGACTCCGACGACGACCAGGTCGCCGCTCAGCTCTCGATCACCGACCTCGCCCCCACCGAGGACGAGTTCGAGGACGGGGTGTCGGCGTGA
- the atpD gene encoding F0F1 ATP synthase subunit beta, with translation MTAPAEAKKDTTGRVVRITGPVVDVEFPRGSVPELFNALHAEITYKDLAKTLTLEVAQHLGDNLVRAISMQPTDGLVRGVEVSDTGRSISVPVGDGVKGHVFNALGDCLDEPGYGKDFEHWSIHRKPPAFSDLEPRTEMLETGLKVVDLLTPYVRGGKIALFGGAGVGKTVLIQEMINRIARNFGGTSVFAGVGERTREGNDLWVELADANVLKDTALVFGQMDEPPGTRMRVALSALTMAEFFRDEQGQDVLLFIDNIFRFTQAGSEVSTLLGRMPSAVGYQPTLADEMGELQERITSTRGRSITSMQAVYVPADDYTDPAPATTFAHLDATTELSRTVFSKGIFPAVDPLASSSTILDPGVVGDEHYRVAQEVIRILQRYKDLQDIIAILGIDELSEEDKQLVNRARRIERFLSQNMMAAEQFTGQPGSTVPLKETIEAFDKLTKGDFDHLPEQAFFLIGGLDDLAKKAESLGAKL, from the coding sequence ATGACTGCCCCCGCAGAAGCTAAGAAGGACACCACCGGGCGCGTGGTTCGCATCACCGGCCCGGTTGTGGACGTCGAGTTCCCCCGCGGCTCGGTACCCGAACTGTTCAACGCCCTGCACGCCGAGATCACCTATAAGGATCTCGCGAAGACGTTGACGCTGGAGGTCGCCCAGCACCTCGGCGACAACCTGGTCCGCGCCATCTCCATGCAGCCCACCGACGGCCTGGTGCGCGGCGTCGAGGTGTCCGACACCGGCCGCTCCATCTCGGTGCCCGTCGGCGACGGCGTCAAGGGCCACGTGTTCAACGCGCTGGGTGACTGCCTCGACGAGCCCGGCTACGGCAAGGATTTCGAACACTGGTCGATCCACCGCAAGCCGCCGGCCTTCTCGGACCTGGAGCCCCGGACCGAGATGCTCGAGACCGGCCTGAAGGTCGTCGACCTGCTGACCCCGTACGTCCGCGGTGGCAAGATCGCCCTGTTCGGCGGTGCTGGCGTGGGCAAGACGGTGCTCATCCAGGAGATGATCAACCGCATCGCCCGTAACTTCGGTGGTACCTCGGTGTTCGCCGGCGTGGGTGAGCGCACCCGTGAGGGTAATGACCTGTGGGTCGAGCTCGCCGACGCGAACGTGCTCAAGGACACCGCGTTGGTGTTCGGCCAGATGGACGAGCCGCCGGGCACCCGTATGCGCGTCGCGCTGTCCGCGCTGACCATGGCGGAATTCTTCCGCGATGAGCAGGGGCAGGACGTGCTGCTGTTCATCGACAACATCTTCCGGTTCACCCAGGCGGGTTCCGAGGTCTCGACCCTGCTGGGTCGTATGCCCTCGGCCGTGGGTTACCAGCCGACGCTGGCGGACGAGATGGGTGAGCTGCAGGAGCGCATCACCTCGACCCGTGGCCGGTCCATCACCTCGATGCAGGCCGTGTACGTGCCCGCGGACGACTACACCGACCCGGCGCCGGCGACCACGTTCGCGCACCTCGACGCCACCACCGAGCTGTCTCGTACGGTGTTCTCGAAGGGCATCTTCCCGGCGGTGGACCCGCTGGCGTCGAGCTCGACCATTCTGGACCCGGGCGTCGTCGGCGACGAGCACTACCGGGTGGCCCAGGAGGTCATCCGAATCCTGCAGCGTTACAAGGACCTTCAGGACATCATCGCCATTCTGGGTATCGACGAGCTGTCCGAAGAGGACAAGCAGCTGGTCAACCGGGCGCGCCGGATCGAGCGCTTCCTGAGCCAGAACATGATGGCCGCCGAGCAGTTCACCGGGCAGCCGGGTTCGACCGTGCCGCTCAAGGAGACCATCGAGGCCTTCGACAAGCTGACCAAGGGCGACTTCGACCACCTGCCCGAGCAGGCGTTCTTCCTGATCGGTGGACTCGACGACCTCGCCAAGAAGGCCGAGAGCCTCGGCGCCAAGCTGTGA
- a CDS encoding enoyl-CoA hydratase/isomerase family protein — MSVSYQADSGIGQITLDRPQRMNAVSVDLATKLEKALTELGADPAVNVIVIRGAGGNFSAGGDFGEVERLRAEGAPALKGLFTAFRAACDAIGAVEVPVIAAVQGVAAAGGFELMQAADIVLVSDTASIADSHVKFGMVPGGGSSARLPRLVGRQQALGLLLSGDRITGADAAALGLAYRAYPDSEFDTAVAQFAQQLAGRNRQSVVTIKRLVRSGFERDLPEALDAEIDAVVAHIIGEAGAGSVEQFEKRDHRRTRA; from the coding sequence GTGAGCGTGTCCTATCAGGCGGACTCCGGAATCGGCCAGATCACGTTGGATCGGCCGCAGCGGATGAACGCCGTCAGCGTCGACCTCGCGACCAAACTCGAGAAGGCGCTCACCGAACTCGGGGCCGACCCGGCGGTCAACGTGATCGTCATCCGCGGGGCCGGCGGAAACTTCAGCGCCGGTGGCGATTTCGGCGAGGTCGAACGTCTCCGCGCCGAGGGCGCCCCAGCCTTGAAGGGTTTGTTCACCGCGTTTCGCGCCGCCTGCGATGCGATCGGCGCAGTGGAGGTCCCTGTGATCGCCGCGGTGCAGGGCGTCGCGGCGGCCGGCGGCTTCGAGTTGATGCAGGCCGCCGACATCGTGCTGGTCAGCGACACCGCTTCGATCGCCGACAGTCACGTCAAGTTCGGCATGGTCCCCGGCGGCGGCAGCAGCGCCCGACTGCCGCGCCTGGTGGGTCGTCAACAGGCACTGGGGTTGCTGCTGTCCGGAGACCGGATCACCGGAGCCGACGCCGCCGCACTGGGGCTGGCGTACCGGGCCTATCCCGACAGCGAATTCGACACCGCCGTTGCACAGTTCGCGCAGCAACTGGCCGGGCGAAACCGACAGTCCGTCGTCACCATCAAGCGCCTCGTGCGCAGCGGCTTCGAGCGCGACCTGCCCGAGGCCTTGGACGCCGAGATCGACGCCGTCGTGGCGCACATCATCGGCGAGGCGGGCGCCGGCAGCGTCGAACAATTCGAAAAACGAGACCACCGGAGGACACGCGCATGA
- a CDS encoding methylated-DNA--[protein]-cysteine S-methyltransferase, which produces MTHYRIIDSPIGPLTLAGVGPVLTHLRMVDQTYEPDRADWELNDRAFPDAVEQLEAYFAGELRQFDLRMEMAGTQFQRRVWAALREIPYGETRSYGEIAREIGSPTAFRAVGLANGRNPIAVIVPCHRVIGANGSLTGFGGGLGRKTTLLDLERNAASLMLFD; this is translated from the coding sequence ATGACTCACTACCGCATCATCGACAGCCCGATCGGGCCGTTGACCCTGGCCGGAGTGGGGCCCGTCCTGACACATCTGCGGATGGTCGATCAGACCTACGAGCCGGACCGGGCCGACTGGGAACTCAACGACCGCGCATTCCCCGACGCCGTCGAACAATTGGAAGCCTACTTCGCCGGCGAATTACGGCAGTTCGATTTGCGTATGGAAATGGCGGGCACCCAATTCCAGCGGCGAGTGTGGGCGGCGTTGCGCGAAATTCCTTACGGGGAAACCCGATCCTACGGAGAAATTGCCCGAGAAATCGGCTCTCCGACCGCTTTCCGCGCGGTCGGATTGGCGAATGGACGCAACCCCATTGCAGTGATTGTTCCGTGCCATCGAGTGATCGGGGCGAATGGCAGCCTCACCGGATTCGGCGGTGGATTGGGCCGTAAGACCACGTTATTGGATCTGGAAAGAAATGCGGCGAGCCTGATGCTGTTCGACTAG
- a CDS encoding F0F1 ATP synthase subunit epsilon, with product MAELDVDIVAVERKIWSGKATFVFTRTTAGEIGILPRHIPLVAQLVDDAMVRVEREGEEDLRIAVDGGFLSVTEEGVIILAESAEFASEIDVDAAKTDAESDDAATAARGRARLRAVGQLD from the coding sequence GTGGCTGAACTGGACGTCGATATCGTCGCCGTCGAGCGCAAGATCTGGTCGGGCAAGGCCACGTTCGTCTTCACCCGGACCACCGCCGGTGAGATCGGCATCTTGCCGCGGCATATTCCGCTGGTGGCCCAACTGGTCGACGACGCCATGGTGCGCGTCGAGCGGGAGGGCGAAGAGGATCTGCGCATCGCGGTGGACGGCGGGTTCCTCTCCGTCACCGAGGAAGGCGTCATCATCCTGGCCGAGTCGGCGGAGTTCGCCTCCGAGATCGACGTCGACGCGGCCAAGACCGATGCGGAATCGGACGACGCCGCGACGGCCGCGCGGGGTCGGGCCAGGCTGCGCGCAGTCGGCCAACTCGACTAG
- a CDS encoding cob(I)yrinic acid a,c-diamide adenosyltransferase has product MAVHLTRIYTRTGDDGTTGLSDFSRVAKNDPRLVAYADCDETNAAIGTALALGSPDQQMASVLRQIQNDLFDAGADLSTPLVENPKYPPLRISQSYIDRLEGWCDEFNESLAPLNSFVLPGGTALSALLHVARTVARRAERSAWTAIHANPESVSVLPAKYLNRLSDLLFILSRLANPDGDVLWVPGGPEAAENTSAQD; this is encoded by the coding sequence ATGGCAGTCCACCTGACGCGCATTTACACCCGTACCGGCGACGACGGCACCACCGGCCTCAGCGATTTCTCCCGCGTGGCCAAGAATGACCCGCGCCTGGTGGCCTACGCCGACTGTGACGAGACCAATGCCGCCATCGGCACCGCGCTGGCGCTCGGATCGCCTGACCAGCAAATGGCTTCGGTATTGCGGCAGATCCAGAACGACCTGTTCGACGCCGGCGCGGATCTGTCCACGCCGCTGGTGGAGAACCCGAAGTACCCGCCGCTGCGCATCTCCCAGAGCTACATCGACCGGCTTGAGGGCTGGTGCGACGAGTTCAACGAGTCGTTGGCGCCGCTGAACTCCTTTGTGCTGCCGGGGGGTACGGCGCTGTCGGCGCTGCTCCATGTCGCGCGCACGGTGGCGCGCCGAGCCGAACGGTCCGCCTGGACCGCGATCCACGCGAACCCGGAGTCGGTCAGCGTGTTGCCGGCGAAGTACCTGAATCGGTTGTCGGACCTGCTGTTCATCCTGTCGCGGCTGGCGAACCCGGACGGCGACGTGCTGTGGGTGCCGGGCGGACCGGAGGCCGCCGAGAACACGTCGGCGCAAGACTGA